In uncultured Bacteroides sp., one genomic interval encodes:
- a CDS encoding Yip1 family protein, with amino-acid sequence MNTIERAKNIILSPKTEWKVIETEEITSSKLLTSYLLLLALIPAICGFIGYGLVGYNVLGAHFGSIDLGIRHAATSYVSMIAGVYLTAFIINKLAPKFSSLENFDKAFQLVVYSYTPMFVAGVFYLFPSMSTIAGIFGLYGLYILYIGLAPMMKTPEEKVTSYFLTSIIALVVISLLLSIALGAFYF; translated from the coding sequence ATGAACACAATTGAACGAGCAAAGAACATTATTCTATCTCCAAAAACAGAATGGAAAGTTATAGAAACTGAAGAAATTACATCCAGTAAGCTATTAACTTCTTATTTACTTTTGTTGGCTCTTATCCCCGCTATCTGTGGATTTATTGGTTACGGTCTGGTTGGTTATAATGTGCTTGGAGCACATTTCGGATCAATTGATTTAGGCATCCGTCATGCGGCAACGTCTTATGTTAGCATGATTGCCGGAGTTTATCTTACAGCATTTATAATAAACAAACTAGCGCCAAAGTTCAGCTCTTTAGAAAATTTTGATAAAGCTTTCCAGTTAGTTGTCTATTCATATACACCAATGTTTGTTGCAGGAGTTTTTTATCTTTTTCCATCTATGTCAACAATAGCAGGGATTTTCGGTTTATACGGTCTTTATATTCTATACATCGGACTAGCTCCGATGATGAAAACACCCGAAGAAAAAGTAACCTCCTACTTCCTGACCTCAATAATCGCCCTTGTAGTTATTTCCTTGTTATTATCCATTGCACTTGGCGCCTTTTACTTTTAA
- a CDS encoding DUF4251 domain-containing protein produces MKAKKIIIGLLATFIALSLPVNAQSKKQKKEEISKTIRELIEAQKINVEVNTALPMRGPSRHLTSNYSVEIRNDSVFSYLPYFGIAYSAPYGGRGKGLIFDEKIIDYKLIFDKKGTANISFRTRTEEDSYIYWIKVFTSGSADVRVTPNNKQSISYYGEFIYDTPKKNAKNK; encoded by the coding sequence ATGAAAGCAAAAAAAATAATTATTGGACTGCTTGCAACCTTTATTGCTTTGTCTTTACCGGTGAATGCACAAAGCAAAAAACAGAAAAAAGAAGAGATCAGCAAAACCATCAGGGAGCTTATAGAAGCTCAGAAGATAAATGTGGAAGTCAATACTGCCTTACCAATGAGAGGCCCAAGCAGACATCTTACATCAAACTATTCCGTAGAAATCAGAAATGATTCCGTATTCTCCTACTTGCCATATTTTGGTATTGCCTACTCCGCACCTTACGGAGGCCGAGGAAAAGGATTGATTTTCGATGAAAAAATAATAGACTACAAACTTATTTTTGATAAAAAAGGTACGGCAAACATCAGTTTCAGAACCCGCACAGAGGAAGACAGTTATATTTATTGGATAAAGGTCTTTACATCAGGCTCGGCAGATGTACGAGTAACTCCAAATAATAAGCAGTCTATCTCCTATTATGGAGAGTTCATTTATGATACGCCTAAAAAGAATGCTAAGAACAAATAA
- a CDS encoding CYTH domain-containing protein: MAQEIERKFLIKGEFKSLAYSQSHIVQGYISSAHGRTVRIRIRDEKGYLTIKGASNASGTSRYEWEKEIPFNEAQELMKLCEPGIIDKTRYLVKSGKHTFEVDEFYGENEGLILAEVELGSEDELYEKPSFIGEEVTGDIRYYNSNLMKHPFRSWK, translated from the coding sequence ATGGCGCAGGAAATAGAAAGAAAATTCCTGATAAAAGGAGAATTCAAGTCATTGGCTTATTCCCAAAGTCATATTGTACAAGGTTATATAAGCAGTGCGCATGGGCGCACTGTTCGTATAAGAATACGCGATGAAAAGGGATATCTAACAATAAAAGGTGCATCTAATGCTTCTGGTACAAGCAGATATGAATGGGAGAAAGAGATTCCGTTTAATGAGGCTCAGGAACTGATGAAGCTCTGTGAGCCGGGTATTATAGATAAAACCAGATACCTGGTTAAAAGTGGAAAGCACACTTTTGAAGTTGATGAGTTCTATGGCGAGAATGAAGGACTAATTCTGGCGGAAGTAGAACTTGGTTCAGAAGATGAATTATATGAAAAACCTTCGTTTATTGGTGAAGAGGTGACCGGAGATATCCGTTATTACAACTCAAATTTAATGAAACACCCTTTTAGAAGCTGGAAATAA
- a CDS encoding DUF3316 domain-containing protein produces the protein MRKITALLVILIGLSGTISAQSDSLQANRFVTRAITYGVGYTNLLDTYLSPQEYTGIEGRVARETIRMTKLFDGNVSLQNIFQANISYTHNRVDNNNTFAGLVNWNYGLHYQFRINDNLKLLAGGLSDINGGFVYNLQNSNNPASAKAYANIAASGMVIYRFNIKNYQFVARYQANIPVVGVMFSPNYGQSYYEIFTLGNSEGVIKLTSLNNQPSIRQLFSLDFPIGSTKIRLNYLWDIQQSKVNKLKTHTYSHIFMVGFVKDLYIVKSKNGNPLPAKLRAY, from the coding sequence ATGAGAAAAATAACTGCATTACTTGTCATTCTTATTGGACTGAGTGGAACTATCTCCGCCCAAAGCGATTCATTGCAGGCCAACCGTTTTGTTACTCGCGCCATAACTTATGGTGTAGGATATACAAACTTACTCGATACCTACCTTTCACCTCAGGAATATACAGGTATCGAGGGACGTGTTGCCAGAGAAACAATCAGAATGACAAAGCTATTTGACGGGAATGTATCGTTGCAGAATATTTTTCAGGCAAATATTTCTTATACTCACAATCGGGTAGATAACAATAATACTTTTGCCGGATTGGTGAACTGGAACTATGGACTGCATTATCAGTTTCGCATTAACGATAATCTAAAACTACTTGCAGGAGGATTAAGTGACATAAACGGTGGATTCGTCTATAATCTACAGAATTCTAATAACCCTGCATCAGCTAAAGCGTATGCAAATATTGCCGCATCCGGGATGGTTATCTATCGTTTCAATATTAAGAACTATCAGTTTGTAGCACGTTATCAGGCAAACATCCCTGTAGTTGGTGTTATGTTTTCACCCAACTACGGACAATCATACTACGAGATATTTACTTTAGGAAATAGCGAAGGAGTTATTAAACTCACCAGCCTGAATAATCAGCCCTCAATTCGTCAGTTGTTCTCTCTTGATTTCCCAATCGGAAGTACCAAAATACGGCTCAACTATCTTTGGGATATTCAGCAATCCAAAGTCAATAAGCTAAAAACACATACATATTCGCATATCTTCATGGTGGGCTTTGTGAAAGACCTGTACATTGTAAAAAGCAAAAACGGAAATCCGCTTCCGGCAAAACTAAGAGCGTATTAA
- a CDS encoding CDP-alcohol phosphatidyltransferase: MKNNLSREKVETLSTISKGRHRTNLLKVQEQKALAFFVQRIPEYISSDMLTAIGFMGSILTASSFILAAYINIYFLLLGVLGLAINWFGDSLDGRVAYYRKTPRKWYGFSLDITVDWLTDILIGIGYMIYVGSPWYLIGYGFIVMYGWEMITTLLRYKITDKYSIDSGLFGPTEVRIFISLILVLEVFAEGSIIYSGGIICIMLFIANINDTRNLLRLADSLDITEKANKMNENK, translated from the coding sequence ATGAAAAATAACCTATCCCGAGAGAAAGTAGAAACATTATCCACCATTTCAAAAGGTAGACATAGAACTAACCTGCTGAAAGTTCAGGAACAAAAAGCCCTGGCTTTTTTCGTTCAACGTATTCCTGAATATATTAGCTCAGATATGCTAACCGCTATCGGCTTCATGGGTAGCATATTAACAGCGTCTAGCTTTATCTTGGCAGCTTACATTAATATATATTTCCTTTTACTTGGAGTACTGGGGTTAGCAATAAACTGGTTTGGCGATTCTCTGGATGGTAGAGTGGCATATTACCGTAAAACCCCAAGAAAGTGGTACGGATTCTCTCTTGATATTACGGTAGACTGGCTCACTGATATACTAATAGGTATCGGATATATGATTTATGTTGGAAGTCCCTGGTACTTGATTGGATATGGTTTCATTGTTATGTATGGCTGGGAAATGATTACTACCCTACTGAGATATAAAATTACTGATAAATATAGCATAGACAGTGGACTGTTTGGCCCTACAGAAGTTAGAATCTTCATTTCACTGATCCTTGTACTTGAAGTTTTTGCTGAAGGCTCTATTATATATTCGGGAGGTATAATTTGTATCATGCTATTTATTGCAAACATTAATGATACAAGAAACCTTTTACGATTAGCAGACAGCCTAGATATCACTGAAAAAGCAAACAAAATGAATGAAAACAAATGA
- a CDS encoding GtrA family protein, producing the protein MIEKLFVFTKAQISCGVGGIVDYITMILCTELLGIHYTISIAIGGIIGAFINFSINKSWAFQSKADSYKYSYKSQLIRFSLVALNSIALKSAGTYYFTTVHHIDYEFSRIITDLIVSLAINYTLQRKWVFKKERTRLKTEKTYASRR; encoded by the coding sequence ATGATTGAGAAATTATTCGTTTTCACAAAAGCCCAGATATCATGCGGCGTAGGTGGAATTGTTGATTACATAACAATGATTCTATGCACGGAGCTGCTAGGTATACACTATACTATATCAATTGCTATTGGTGGAATTATCGGAGCTTTTATCAATTTTTCTATAAATAAATCGTGGGCATTCCAATCCAAGGCAGATTCTTACAAGTACTCGTACAAAAGTCAGCTAATAAGATTTTCTCTTGTTGCATTAAATAGTATTGCATTAAAATCTGCCGGAACATACTATTTTACAACAGTTCATCATATTGATTATGAGTTTAGTCGTATTATTACCGATCTAATTGTCTCCTTGGCTATAAATTATACACTTCAACGAAAATGGGTTTTTAAAAAAGAGCGTACTCGTTTAAAAACAGAAAAGACTTACGCTTCAAGGCGTTGA
- a CDS encoding 1-acyl-sn-glycerol-3-phosphate acyltransferase, whose translation MRKTLIEAENLEKASPIFKGKLGNRLAKFVIRLFAIDKVNKLYEQSCDYKGAEFAASLLNNLGVNYRIGNAERLKKLPQGGFITISNHPYGGIDGIMLIDLMAGIRPDYKVMVNEFLSLIEPMEENFISVKPKGNKDNGVSTTSINGIRETLMRLHDNHPVGFFPSGAVSDLSLGDRCVRDREWQESVIRLIQKAKVPIVPIRFFDQNSPFFYSLGLINWRVRLIRMPYEIFNKSTQNPRIGIGEIITVEEQAKYTDYQSLRTFLRESIYKMPMPGSFTPRTILELPVTSQKDKK comes from the coding sequence TTGAGAAAAACATTAATTGAAGCAGAAAACCTTGAAAAAGCCTCCCCAATTTTTAAAGGCAAATTAGGGAATCGTTTGGCTAAATTTGTCATTCGGCTATTTGCTATAGACAAGGTTAATAAGTTATACGAGCAATCATGCGATTATAAAGGCGCAGAATTTGCAGCGAGTTTATTAAATAATTTAGGCGTTAACTATCGCATTGGAAATGCTGAGCGCCTGAAAAAACTGCCTCAAGGTGGGTTTATCACTATTTCCAATCACCCTTATGGTGGAATAGATGGAATTATGCTGATAGATCTGATGGCTGGAATACGTCCGGACTACAAAGTGATGGTAAACGAGTTTCTCTCTCTTATTGAACCTATGGAAGAGAACTTTATTTCGGTTAAGCCCAAAGGGAATAAAGATAACGGAGTTTCTACTACAAGCATTAACGGTATCCGCGAAACACTAATGCGTCTTCATGATAATCACCCTGTTGGTTTTTTCCCTTCAGGAGCTGTTTCAGACCTCAGCCTGGGCGACAGATGTGTAAGAGACCGTGAATGGCAGGAAAGTGTTATCAGACTCATTCAAAAGGCCAAGGTACCTATTGTTCCTATCCGCTTCTTCGATCAGAATTCACCTTTCTTCTATTCACTGGGATTAATTAACTGGAGAGTACGTCTGATAAGGATGCCCTATGAGATATTCAACAAAAGCACGCAGAATCCACGAATTGGAATCGGTGAAATAATAACTGTTGAAGAACAGGCGAAATATACTGACTACCAATCTTTGCGAACATTTTTGCGAGAGTCAATCTATAAAATGCCAATGCCTGGTTCGTTTACACCAAGAACAATTCTGGAATTACCAGTAACTTCTCAAAAAGACAAAAAGTAA
- a CDS encoding S41 family peptidase has translation MRFKEHIKYYISWSITFCSLLFIMTSCVDEATYSDTPEGNFEELWSIIDEQYCFLDYKNIDWEAIHTKYKKRISADMTNDGLFQVLGDMLSELKDGHVNLYSANDVARYWKWYEDYPMNFSDSIQKNYLGTDYRIASGIKYKVLDDNIGYIYYGSFSSGIGNGNLDEVLSNLAICDGLIIDVRNNGGGTITNATKLAERFTNEKVLTGYIRHKTGIGHTDFSDPYPIYLEPSNSIRWQKKVAVLTNRRSYSATNDFVNSMRMLPLVTIIGDKTGGGSGLPFTSELPNGWNVRFSSSPHSDANMEQIEWGIDPDIKVDISSTDYSKGIDTIIERARAFLKK, from the coding sequence ATGAGATTTAAAGAACATATTAAATATTATATAAGTTGGAGCATAACCTTCTGCTCTCTCCTGTTTATCATGACTTCGTGCGTGGATGAAGCTACTTACAGCGACACACCCGAAGGCAATTTCGAAGAATTATGGTCAATTATTGACGAGCAATATTGTTTTCTGGATTATAAGAATATTGACTGGGAAGCCATCCACACAAAATATAAGAAAAGAATCTCTGCTGATATGACGAACGATGGATTGTTTCAAGTGCTTGGAGATATGCTTTCCGAACTAAAAGACGGACATGTTAATCTGTATTCGGCCAACGATGTTGCGCGTTACTGGAAATGGTATGAAGATTACCCCATGAATTTCAGTGACAGCATACAAAAAAACTATCTTGGGACTGACTATCGGATTGCATCAGGAATAAAATACAAAGTACTGGACGACAATATTGGCTATATTTATTATGGGAGTTTCTCTTCAGGCATTGGTAATGGTAATCTGGATGAAGTACTGAGCAATCTGGCTATTTGTGACGGATTAATCATTGATGTACGCAACAATGGCGGGGGCACCATTACAAACGCCACCAAACTGGCAGAACGTTTCACTAATGAAAAGGTACTCACCGGCTATATACGTCACAAGACAGGGATAGGACATACCGATTTCTCAGATCCCTATCCTATTTATCTGGAACCATCCAATAGTATCAGGTGGCAAAAAAAAGTTGCGGTACTTACCAACCGTAGAAGCTATAGTGCCACGAACGATTTTGTAAACAGTATGCGTATGCTGCCATTAGTTACTATCATTGGAGACAAAACCGGAGGTGGATCAGGTTTGCCTTTTACTTCCGAATTGCCCAACGGATGGAATGTTCGTTTCTCGTCCAGTCCGCATTCTGATGCCAATATGGAACAGATAGAATGGGGCATTGATCCCGACATAAAAGTGGATATTTCATCCACCGATTATAGTAAAGGGATTGATACCATTATAGAACGAGCAAGAGCTTTTTTAAAAAAATAG
- a CDS encoding DUF4010 domain-containing protein encodes MEKIYQIFPQELFTFVLVTLFSLLIGLSQRKLTLKKEGEGIDKTFFGTDRTFTFIGILGYLLYILDPVNLFLFMGGGLALIILLGLNYYVKMSQHNIYGITSIITGLITYCLAPIVETQPSWFYIMVVVTVLLFTEMKSTFTEIAQHMQNDEMITLAKFLAISGIILPMLPNENLIPGINLTPYTIWLATVVVSGISYLSYLLKRYVFRQSGTLVAGIVGGLYSSTATISVLARKCKHAKEREIPEYVAAMLMAVSMMYLRFLILIPVFSVEIFLSVYPYLLIMSFVSVIIAWVIHKKTDFTELTKDTEDDGEESNNPLEFKVALIFALLFVVFTVVTHYTFSYAGTEGLNILSFVSGLSDVTPFVLTLLQGTGSLAVSMAVACTLQAIVSNNLMKMCYALFFSGRRKEMLPYLTIGFTLIIVLNVALLIFFYLH; translated from the coding sequence ATGGAGAAGATCTATCAAATATTCCCTCAGGAACTTTTTACGTTTGTTCTGGTAACTCTTTTTTCCCTTCTTATTGGTCTTTCGCAACGTAAGTTGACTTTGAAGAAGGAAGGAGAAGGAATAGATAAAACCTTTTTCGGGACAGACCGTACGTTTACCTTTATAGGGATTCTTGGTTATCTGCTTTATATTCTTGATCCTGTAAATCTGTTCCTTTTTATGGGTGGTGGACTGGCTCTAATTATTCTTTTGGGGCTGAACTATTATGTAAAGATGTCTCAGCACAATATTTATGGAATTACCAGCATTATTACTGGTTTAATCACTTACTGTCTTGCTCCTATTGTAGAAACCCAGCCTTCCTGGTTCTATATTATGGTTGTTGTTACCGTTCTGCTTTTTACAGAAATGAAGAGTACCTTTACAGAGATTGCCCAGCATATGCAGAATGACGAAATGATTACTCTGGCAAAGTTCCTTGCTATCAGTGGTATTATACTTCCAATGCTTCCCAATGAAAATCTTATTCCAGGGATAAACCTTACTCCCTACACAATATGGCTTGCTACTGTTGTTGTTTCCGGCATTTCTTATCTCTCTTATCTGCTCAAAAGATATGTGTTTCGTCAATCCGGTACATTGGTTGCCGGTATTGTTGGAGGACTATATAGCAGCACTGCTACTATTTCAGTCTTGGCCCGCAAATGTAAACATGCAAAGGAAAGAGAAATTCCCGAATATGTGGCAGCTATGCTGATGGCAGTGAGTATGATGTATCTTCGTTTCCTTATACTGATACCGGTATTCAGCGTAGAGATATTTCTTTCTGTTTATCCTTATTTGCTTATTATGTCATTTGTATCGGTAATAATAGCTTGGGTTATTCATAAAAAAACTGATTTTACCGAGCTAACAAAAGATACTGAAGACGATGGTGAAGAAAGTAATAACCCTTTAGAGTTTAAAGTTGCTTTGATTTTTGCACTGTTGTTTGTTGTCTTTACAGTTGTTACCCATTACACATTTAGTTATGCAGGAACAGAAGGGTTGAATATACTTTCTTTTGTATCGGGCTTAAGTGATGTTACCCCATTTGTCTTAACTCTTCTCCAGGGCACAGGAAGCTTAGCTGTAAGTATGGCCGTGGCTTGTACATTGCAAGCTATTGTGAGCAACAATCTTATGAAAATGTGCTATGCTTTATTCTTCTCAGGTAGGAGAAAAGAGATGCTTCCTTATCTCACTATCGGTTTTACTCTTATAATAGTGCTTAATGTGGCACTTCTTATCTTTTTCTATTTACATTAA
- a CDS encoding OmpA family protein, with translation MKNNRILFVVLFLFVFTNTNAQGWLKKIGEKVKDKVENKVDKKTDQAIDKELDKTTKKKKGTNDNSKIEESSVESPEKGKLESYSQYDFIPGDKIIFFEDFSQDAIGDFPAQWTGNSTGEVKKLNIAPGNWLHMNGKDAVYCYTKKIAFPENFIFEFDFVPDKDYSRGTMLNIYEDDPARPQEINDDAWPGIHGLKIIIAEDEWETTGYKPGSEDLRGSSNTNPVIAEKVNHVIIWVQKRRVRIYHLGAKILDIPTNIHSTTKFNKIVFNGWDRNCHPYITNLKVTTASPDTRSKLLTEGKVISYGIYFDSGKDIVKPESYGSVREIANVLNENPTVRIKVIGYTDNDGDDALNLDLSKRRAANVKQYLISEFKIDGSRIETDGKGESAPIADNNSPENKAKNRRVEFIKL, from the coding sequence ATGAAAAATAATAGGATACTGTTTGTAGTACTTTTCCTGTTTGTATTCACCAATACAAATGCGCAAGGCTGGCTAAAGAAAATAGGTGAGAAAGTTAAGGATAAAGTAGAGAATAAGGTAGATAAGAAAACCGATCAGGCTATTGATAAGGAGCTAGATAAAACAACAAAGAAAAAGAAAGGTACAAATGATAATAGCAAAATAGAAGAAAGTTCTGTCGAATCTCCGGAAAAAGGCAAGCTGGAAAGCTATTCTCAGTACGATTTTATACCGGGAGATAAAATTATCTTTTTCGAAGACTTTTCGCAAGATGCAATAGGCGACTTTCCTGCACAATGGACGGGTAACAGTACCGGAGAGGTTAAGAAGTTAAATATTGCACCGGGAAACTGGCTACATATGAATGGAAAGGATGCAGTTTACTGTTATACAAAAAAGATTGCTTTCCCCGAAAACTTTATATTTGAGTTCGATTTTGTTCCTGATAAAGATTACTCCCGCGGAACAATGCTGAATATTTACGAGGATGATCCTGCAAGACCACAGGAGATAAATGATGATGCCTGGCCCGGAATTCATGGCTTAAAAATAATAATAGCAGAGGATGAATGGGAAACTACCGGATACAAGCCAGGAAGTGAAGATCTTAGAGGTTCATCAAATACCAATCCGGTGATTGCCGAAAAGGTAAACCATGTAATTATCTGGGTACAGAAAAGAAGAGTACGGATTTATCATCTGGGGGCAAAGATTCTTGATATTCCAACCAACATTCACAGTACTACTAAGTTTAACAAGATAGTATTTAACGGATGGGATCGCAATTGTCACCCGTACATCACGAATCTTAAAGTTACAACTGCCTCTCCCGACACCAGGAGCAAACTGCTGACCGAAGGAAAAGTTATCTCCTATGGCATTTATTTTGATTCAGGAAAAGATATAGTAAAGCCCGAATCTTACGGATCGGTACGTGAGATTGCAAACGTTCTGAATGAGAATCCGACAGTTCGGATTAAGGTTATCGGGTATACAGATAATGATGGCGATGATGCACTTAATCTGGATTTATCAAAAAGAAGAGCTGCTAATGTTAAACAATACCTCATTAGCGAATTCAAAATTGATGGCTCCAGAATTGAGACGGATGGAAAAGGAGAAAGTGCACCTATTGCAGACAATAACAGTCCAGAGAATAAAGCTAAAAATCGCAGAGTTGAGTTTATTAAGTTATAA